One region of Terricaulis silvestris genomic DNA includes:
- a CDS encoding M13 family metallopeptidase: protein MTTFTRRAVTASTLALAAGCASGAGTTTAPTAPIGRAAIGSFGIDMTSIDPSVKPGDDFFQYVNGTWLNNPANAIPADRTSWGTNVILSEKAERDVRVIIEEAAAAGGASGSNQQKIADYYNAYNDQDAIDARGLEPLQPVLSAIAALRTHEDVMRLIARPDVGISAPIDVNVTLDEGNPDRYIVGVSHGGLGLPEREYYRRSDGEFPTIRTQYAAAIAQMLGLAGQSDGEAKAQRILAFETAIAERHWPIADRRERERTYNLRDRAGLSAIAPNFPWDARLEAAGLGNADAIVVAELSAMRPLADLCMATPVSTWKDYITWHYVRGWANVLPRAIDDANFAFYGRTLNGQPQQRERWKRAIASINNVLGEAVGQIYVQRHFPPEAKTQALELVENMRRAYGERIRAVSWMSEETKVAALEKLATFRPKIGYPDQWKDYSRYEVRAGDAFGNSKRYAEFDWQHDVERLGRPSDREEWFMAPHAINAYYNPPFNEIVFPAGYLQPPLFDPYADPAVNYGGVGGVIGHEMGHGFDDQGAKSDARGVLRDWWRADDVERFNALTGRLVDQYNEFQPLPGLNVNGRLTLGENIGDCGGLQVALHAYRISLNGAEPPVLEGTTGWQRFFMARAQHRKEHRRDQSLRNQVLTDPHSPSRYRVNGPARNVDTWYEAFNVQAGDALYLPPDQRVTIW from the coding sequence ATGACCACCTTCACACGCCGCGCCGTCACGGCGTCGACACTCGCCCTCGCCGCCGGCTGCGCCTCCGGCGCCGGCACAACCACCGCACCCACCGCGCCGATCGGCCGCGCCGCCATCGGCTCGTTCGGCATCGACATGACGTCCATCGATCCAAGCGTGAAGCCCGGCGACGATTTCTTCCAATACGTCAACGGCACGTGGCTCAACAATCCGGCCAACGCGATCCCAGCCGACCGCACCAGCTGGGGCACCAACGTCATCCTCTCGGAAAAAGCCGAACGCGATGTGCGGGTGATCATCGAGGAGGCCGCGGCTGCGGGGGGCGCGTCCGGCTCGAACCAACAAAAGATCGCCGATTACTACAACGCCTACAATGATCAAGACGCGATCGACGCGCGCGGTCTCGAACCGCTGCAGCCAGTGCTTTCCGCCATCGCGGCATTGCGCACGCATGAAGACGTCATGCGCCTGATCGCGAGGCCTGACGTCGGCATTTCCGCGCCGATCGATGTCAACGTCACGCTGGATGAAGGCAACCCTGATCGCTACATCGTTGGCGTGTCGCATGGCGGCCTCGGCTTACCCGAGCGCGAATACTATCGCCGCAGCGACGGCGAATTCCCGACCATCCGCACCCAATACGCGGCTGCCATCGCGCAAATGCTCGGCCTCGCCGGCCAAAGCGACGGCGAAGCAAAAGCCCAGCGCATCCTCGCCTTCGAAACCGCCATCGCCGAACGCCACTGGCCCATCGCTGATCGCCGCGAACGCGAACGCACCTACAATCTCCGCGACCGCGCCGGCCTTAGCGCCATCGCACCGAACTTCCCATGGGACGCGCGCCTCGAAGCCGCGGGCCTCGGCAACGCCGACGCTATCGTCGTCGCGGAACTCAGCGCCATGCGCCCGCTCGCCGACCTCTGCATGGCGACGCCGGTCTCGACGTGGAAAGACTACATCACCTGGCACTACGTCCGCGGCTGGGCCAACGTGCTGCCGCGCGCCATCGACGACGCCAACTTCGCCTTCTACGGCCGCACCTTGAACGGCCAGCCGCAACAGCGTGAACGCTGGAAGCGCGCCATCGCCTCGATTAACAACGTGCTGGGCGAAGCCGTCGGCCAGATTTACGTGCAACGCCACTTCCCGCCGGAAGCCAAGACGCAAGCGCTCGAACTGGTCGAGAACATGCGCCGCGCCTACGGAGAGCGCATCCGCGCCGTCAGCTGGATGAGCGAGGAAACCAAGGTTGCCGCGCTCGAAAAGCTCGCCACCTTCCGCCCCAAGATCGGCTACCCGGATCAGTGGAAAGACTATTCACGCTACGAAGTCCGCGCCGGCGACGCGTTCGGCAATTCTAAGCGCTATGCCGAGTTTGACTGGCAGCACGACGTCGAACGCCTCGGCCGCCCGAGCGACCGCGAAGAATGGTTCATGGCGCCCCACGCCATCAACGCCTACTACAACCCGCCCTTCAACGAGATCGTCTTCCCTGCCGGCTATCTGCAGCCGCCGCTGTTCGATCCCTACGCCGATCCGGCTGTGAACTATGGCGGCGTCGGCGGCGTCATAGGCCACGAAATGGGCCATGGCTTCGACGACCAAGGCGCCAAGTCCGACGCGCGCGGCGTGCTGCGCGATTGGTGGCGCGCGGACGACGTCGAGCGCTTTAACGCGCTGACCGGCCGCCTGGTCGATCAATACAACGAGTTCCAACCGTTGCCTGGACTCAACGTCAACGGCCGCCTCACGCTCGGCGAAAACATCGGTGATTGCGGCGGCTTGCAAGTCGCGCTGCACGCATATCGCATTTCACTGAACGGCGCCGAGCCGCCCGTGCTCGAAGGCACCACCGGCTGGCAGCGTTTCTTCATGGCGCGCGCGCAGCACCGCAAGGAGCACCGCCGCGATCAATCGCTGCGCAACCAAGTGCTGACCGACCCGCATTCACCGTCGCGCTACCGCGTCAACGGCCCGGCGCGCAACGTCGATACCTGGTACGAAGCCTTCAATGTGCAGGCCGGCGATGCGCTTTATCTCCCGCCGGATCAGCGCGTCACGATCTGGTAG
- the ruvC gene encoding crossover junction endodeoxyribonuclease RuvC, with product MSVTLILGIDPGLNRCGWGLVASEGSRLSHVAHGVIKPPQQQQLASRLLFLFEELGAVIDQHNPHECAVEETFVNSNARAALALGQARGVTLAAAARRGVLVAEYAPTTIKKAVVGSGSADKTQIAFMVRRLLPTAGDVTADAADALGVALCHAAHGGFRRATRS from the coding sequence GTGAGCGTTACACTCATTCTCGGCATCGATCCGGGACTCAATCGGTGCGGCTGGGGCCTGGTTGCGAGCGAAGGCTCGCGGCTCAGCCACGTTGCGCACGGCGTGATCAAGCCGCCGCAGCAACAGCAGTTGGCGTCGCGCTTGTTGTTCTTGTTCGAAGAACTTGGCGCTGTGATCGATCAGCACAATCCGCACGAATGCGCGGTGGAAGAGACGTTCGTGAACTCGAACGCGCGCGCGGCGCTTGCATTGGGTCAGGCGCGTGGCGTGACGCTGGCGGCGGCGGCACGGCGCGGCGTGCTGGTGGCGGAATACGCGCCGACGACGATCAAGAAAGCCGTGGTCGGATCGGGCAGCGCGGACAAGACTCAGATCGCGTTTATGGTGCGCCGGCTGTTGCCGACGGCGGGTGATGTTACCGCTGACGCCGCCGACGCGCTGGGTGTTGCGCTTTGCCACGCAGCGCACGGCGGTTTCCGGCGCGCTACCAGATCGTGA
- a CDS encoding O-antigen ligase family protein encodes MTIAHASADADAPARAGFARWEGVAAALCLAQFSEPLFAAIAQSQGLAEPPGYARIFFLPVYAFLAFVLWRDRALAARTAWAAPLLMSLVVLAGASTLWSIDSGATLRRVVWLTLTMAFGLYLAWRYEWERLVTVIGGAFVVLIAGSLLLGLVAPSVGRMTFEHPGAWSGLWTHKNTLGGIMALGVAVCVSAALVEPKRRRFWFAWAAGAFALVLLSTSKTALVASMLGVAVIGACMLVRRGPLPALLVGAGVLGVVIVGTSIVLLAPDVIVAVLGRDLTLTGRTEIWDAAAPAVAAQPWFGYGYYAFWLPDNGPAFWVREAVAWQVASAHSSWLEMALGMGRVGVMLLALQLIATLWRGAGAIMDPRAGLWAPAFLAAFALYTMSESHAMQANNVFWTIYVAVAARLVLDARERKT; translated from the coding sequence ATGACCATCGCGCACGCCTCCGCCGACGCCGACGCGCCCGCGCGCGCGGGCTTCGCGCGCTGGGAGGGCGTCGCCGCGGCGCTGTGCTTGGCGCAATTTTCTGAACCGCTGTTCGCCGCGATCGCGCAGAGCCAAGGCTTGGCCGAGCCACCGGGCTATGCGCGGATTTTCTTTCTGCCGGTGTACGCGTTTCTGGCGTTCGTGCTGTGGCGCGATCGCGCGCTGGCCGCGCGCACGGCCTGGGCGGCGCCGTTGCTGATGAGCTTGGTTGTGTTGGCCGGCGCTTCCACGCTGTGGTCGATCGATAGCGGCGCGACGTTGCGGCGCGTGGTGTGGCTCACGCTGACGATGGCGTTCGGGCTTTATCTCGCGTGGCGCTACGAGTGGGAGCGGCTGGTCACGGTGATCGGCGGCGCGTTCGTGGTGTTGATTGCGGGATCACTGCTGCTGGGCTTGGTTGCGCCGAGCGTTGGGCGCATGACGTTCGAGCACCCGGGCGCGTGGTCTGGGTTGTGGACGCACAAGAACACGCTGGGCGGCATCATGGCGCTGGGCGTTGCGGTGTGCGTGAGCGCGGCTTTGGTTGAGCCGAAGCGGCGGCGGTTCTGGTTTGCTTGGGCGGCAGGCGCGTTTGCGTTGGTGCTGTTATCGACGTCGAAGACGGCGCTGGTCGCCTCGATGCTGGGCGTTGCGGTGATCGGCGCGTGCATGCTGGTGCGGCGGGGGCCGTTGCCGGCGTTGCTTGTGGGTGCGGGCGTGCTTGGCGTTGTGATCGTGGGAACGAGCATTGTGTTGCTGGCGCCGGACGTGATCGTTGCGGTGCTTGGGCGCGATTTGACGCTGACGGGGCGCACCGAGATTTGGGACGCCGCGGCGCCGGCTGTCGCGGCGCAGCCGTGGTTTGGCTACGGCTATTACGCGTTCTGGCTGCCGGACAATGGGCCTGCGTTTTGGGTACGCGAGGCGGTGGCGTGGCAAGTGGCGTCGGCGCACTCGAGTTGGCTTGAGATGGCGCTCGGCATGGGCCGCGTTGGAGTGATGCTGTTGGCGCTACAGCTGATCGCGACGTTGTGGCGTGGCGCGGGCGCGATCATGGATCCGCGCGCTGGCTTGTGGGCGCCGGCGTTTCTGGCGGCGTTCGCGCTCTACACCATGAGCGAAAGCCACGCGATGCAAGCCAACAATGTGTTCTGGACAATCTACGTGGCGGTCGCGGCACGGCTCGTGTTGGATGCGCGGGAGCGGAAAACGTGA
- a CDS encoding M20/M25/M40 family metallo-hydrolase — MLRRLQTHLLGAVLMCGLATAAQAQTPSTAERTEALEIYRHIVSLDTSIEGGQTPAMANYLADRFRAAGFPAEDVHVLPLAQTAGLLVRYRGDSSGGRPVLLIAHMDVVPARRSEWERDPFTLVEENGYFFGRGASDNKAGLTHLVQTFISLRRENFRPTRDLIIWFSGDEETSGATTMALLGEHRALIGDAEFALNADAGGGVINPAGQALYALQTAEKTYASYSFTARNQGGHSSAPREDNAIYELAAALTRLRAFQFPVMHNDTTIASFRAEAPLDQTPTGRAALRFAENPGDRAAARTMSRNPYYAAQLRTTCVATMLSAGHAENALPQTATGTVNCRVFPGVALADIESELRAIAGAGIEVALIAPANASDASPLRADVMGALSAALRANHPNAVITPYMSAGATDGLFFRAAGIPAYGVGGIVSADEEDNAHGLNERIPVAAFYEGFTHWRVLLTTLAGRN, encoded by the coding sequence ATGCTTCGACGTCTGCAAACGCACCTTCTCGGCGCGGTCCTCATGTGCGGCCTCGCAACCGCCGCGCAGGCGCAAACGCCGAGCACCGCCGAGCGCACCGAAGCGCTGGAGATTTACCGCCACATCGTCTCGCTCGACACCTCTATCGAAGGCGGCCAGACGCCGGCGATGGCGAACTACCTCGCCGACCGTTTCCGCGCTGCGGGCTTTCCAGCCGAAGACGTGCACGTGCTGCCGCTCGCGCAAACCGCCGGGCTGCTCGTGCGCTATCGCGGCGACAGCTCAGGCGGGCGGCCCGTTCTGCTCATTGCGCACATGGACGTGGTGCCCGCGCGCCGCAGCGAATGGGAGCGCGATCCGTTTACGTTGGTGGAGGAGAACGGCTACTTTTTCGGCCGCGGCGCCTCCGACAACAAAGCCGGCCTCACCCATCTCGTGCAGACCTTCATTTCACTCCGCCGCGAAAACTTCCGCCCGACGCGCGATCTGATCATCTGGTTTTCCGGCGACGAAGAAACCAGCGGCGCAACGACTATGGCGCTCTTGGGCGAACACCGCGCGCTGATCGGCGACGCGGAATTCGCGCTCAACGCAGACGCCGGCGGCGGCGTGATCAACCCAGCCGGTCAAGCGCTCTACGCTTTGCAAACCGCGGAGAAAACCTACGCGAGCTACAGCTTCACCGCGCGCAACCAAGGCGGCCACTCCTCCGCGCCGCGCGAAGACAACGCCATCTACGAACTCGCCGCGGCGCTCACGCGCCTGCGCGCCTTCCAATTTCCGGTGATGCACAACGACACCACGATCGCCAGCTTCCGCGCCGAAGCGCCGCTCGATCAAACCCCGACCGGCCGCGCCGCGCTGCGCTTCGCCGAAAATCCCGGCGACCGCGCCGCCGCCCGCACGATGTCGCGTAATCCCTATTATGCGGCGCAACTGCGCACCACGTGCGTCGCCACCATGCTCTCCGCCGGCCACGCTGAAAACGCGCTGCCGCAAACGGCGACAGGTACCGTGAACTGCCGCGTCTTCCCCGGAGTTGCGCTTGCCGACATAGAGAGCGAACTGCGGGCCATCGCCGGCGCCGGCATCGAAGTCGCGCTGATCGCGCCCGCCAACGCGAGCGATGCGTCTCCGCTCCGCGCTGACGTGATGGGCGCCCTCAGTGCCGCACTCCGCGCCAATCACCCGAACGCAGTGATCACGCCCTACATGTCAGCCGGCGCCACCGACGGCCTCTTCTTCCGCGCCGCCGGCATTCCGGCCTACGGCGTCGGCGGCATCGTCAGCGCAGACGAAGAAGACAACGCCCACGGCCTCAACGAACGCATCCCCGTCGCCGCCTTCTACGAAGGCTTCACGCACTGGCGCGTATTGCTGACGACGCTGGCGGGGCGAAACTAG
- a CDS encoding ribbon-helix-helix domain-containing protein has product MSNSLTLPPDLAAKVQAHIDSGAATDPIEVVRAGLDALEAAEAAKLDAVRAKLARAMNDPRPSAPADDVFSRVEALINAAAKK; this is encoded by the coding sequence ATGTCCAATTCGCTGACCCTCCCGCCTGACTTGGCCGCCAAGGTCCAGGCGCACATCGATAGCGGCGCGGCGACGGATCCAATCGAGGTGGTTCGGGCCGGCCTGGACGCTCTGGAGGCGGCCGAGGCAGCCAAGCTTGACGCCGTGCGCGCAAAGCTAGCGCGCGCAATGAACGATCCCCGGCCCTCCGCGCCAGCCGACGATGTCTTTTCTAGAGTGGAAGCGCTGATCAACGCTGCTGCAAAGAAATGA
- a CDS encoding type II toxin-antitoxin system RelE/ParE family toxin → MSRIVFRPEAEADLTAIALHIAANSAARAHRVVTRLRSRCEILRQHPLAGRPRNELGEGLRSLSERPFVLIYRTMGDDVEIVAILHGARDLPAAIARRIDRDDP, encoded by the coding sequence ATGAGCCGCATCGTCTTCCGCCCAGAGGCGGAGGCGGACTTAACCGCAATCGCATTGCACATCGCAGCGAACAGCGCGGCGCGCGCGCATCGTGTCGTCACGCGTTTGCGATCCCGATGCGAAATTCTCAGGCAACACCCGCTCGCGGGTCGGCCACGCAATGAACTCGGCGAAGGATTGCGATCGCTCTCCGAGCGACCGTTCGTGCTGATATACAGGACCATGGGAGACGACGTCGAAATCGTCGCCATTCTTCACGGCGCTCGCGATCTGCCCGCCGCCATCGCCCGCCGCATAGACCGCGACGATCCCTAA
- the secA gene encoding preprotein translocase subunit SecA — MLNLAKQIFGSVNERKTRQLRPLVAKINALEPTFEALSDEALRNKTSEYRHKLARGAKIEDILPEAFATVREASKRTLGMRHFDVQLMGGMFLHQGNIAEMRTGEGKTLVATLPTYLNALESRGVHVITVNDYLAKRDSEWMGQVYRFLGLSVGVIVHGLYDNERRQAYASDVTYGTNNEFGFDYLRDNMKYSLGEMVQRGHRFAIVDEVDSILIDEARTPLIISGPTEDRSEFYKSIDALMPLLRDEHFEHDEKQRSVTYTEAGSERIEEMLVERELLQGSLYEPANISLVHHANQALRAHKLFHKDKDYIVKDNEVILVDEFTGRMMHGRRLSEGLHQAIEAKEQVNIQPENQTLASITFQNYFRLYDKLGGMTGTASTEAAEFGDIYKLDVVEIPTNRPVKRTDIDDEVYRTAKEKYKAIIADIEETHKNQQPVLVGTVSIEKSETLSALLKQRGIPHQVLNARYHEQEASIVAQAGVPGSVTIATNMAGRGTDIQLGGNLDMRVKAALKGDETPDQIAVLKKQLAADIEAKRQVALSAGGLYVLGTERHESRRIDNQLRGRTGRQGDPGKSKFYICLEDDLLRIFAAERLDSIMRSLGIQEGEAIIHPWMNKALETSQRRVEQRNFEIRKNLLKFDDVINDQRKAIFEQRIEFMRTADVAPIIKDMRHDVVEKLVWRHMPEKAYPEQWNTPELMIEGEEIFGLAIPVDRWAAEEGIAQHEIIERLTREIDQAYAQKAAQLGPERLRAVEKQVLLSVVDMRWREHLSLLDHLRSVIHLRGYAQRDPLNEFKTEAFTLFERMLLDLRTTVTRMMLRLQIGQADEVAKTPLAPPKTYEIHQNPDTGENEMSRARDDVHPLAPDGFDRHNPNTWGKVSRNAPCPCGSGKKFKYCHGTQEAQSA, encoded by the coding sequence ATGCTGAACCTCGCCAAGCAGATTTTCGGCTCCGTCAACGAGCGCAAGACCCGCCAACTCCGGCCGCTCGTCGCCAAGATCAACGCCTTGGAACCGACGTTCGAAGCGCTCTCCGACGAAGCGCTCCGGAACAAGACAAGCGAATATCGTCACAAGCTCGCACGTGGCGCGAAGATCGAGGACATCCTGCCGGAAGCGTTCGCCACGGTGCGCGAGGCTTCGAAACGCACGCTCGGCATGCGCCACTTCGACGTGCAGCTGATGGGCGGCATGTTCCTGCACCAGGGCAACATCGCTGAAATGCGCACCGGCGAGGGCAAGACGCTGGTGGCGACACTGCCGACGTATCTGAACGCGCTCGAGAGCCGCGGTGTCCACGTCATCACGGTGAACGACTATCTGGCCAAGCGCGACAGCGAGTGGATGGGGCAGGTCTATCGCTTTCTCGGCTTGAGCGTCGGCGTGATCGTGCACGGCCTGTACGACAACGAGCGCCGCCAGGCTTACGCGTCGGACGTCACCTACGGCACGAACAACGAGTTCGGCTTCGACTATCTGCGCGACAACATGAAGTATTCGCTGGGCGAGATGGTCCAGCGCGGCCACCGCTTCGCGATCGTCGACGAAGTCGATTCGATCCTGATCGACGAAGCGCGCACGCCGCTGATCATCTCCGGTCCGACCGAAGATCGCAGTGAGTTCTACAAATCGATCGACGCACTGATGCCGCTGTTGCGCGACGAGCATTTCGAGCACGACGAGAAGCAGCGCTCGGTGACCTACACCGAAGCGGGCTCGGAGCGGATCGAGGAAATGCTGGTCGAGCGCGAGCTGCTGCAAGGCTCGCTCTACGAGCCGGCGAACATCTCGCTTGTGCACCACGCCAACCAGGCGCTGCGCGCGCACAAGCTGTTCCACAAGGACAAGGACTACATCGTCAAAGACAACGAAGTGATCCTGGTCGATGAATTCACCGGCCGCATGATGCATGGCCGGCGCTTGTCGGAAGGTCTGCACCAGGCGATCGAAGCCAAAGAGCAAGTCAACATCCAGCCTGAAAACCAGACGCTAGCGTCGATCACGTTCCAGAACTATTTCCGCCTGTACGATAAGCTTGGCGGCATGACCGGCACGGCGTCGACGGAAGCGGCGGAATTCGGCGACATCTACAAGCTGGACGTGGTGGAAATTCCGACCAACCGCCCGGTCAAGCGCACCGATATCGACGACGAAGTCTATCGGACCGCGAAAGAGAAATACAAAGCCATCATCGCCGACATCGAAGAGACGCATAAGAACCAGCAGCCGGTTCTGGTCGGCACGGTGTCGATCGAGAAATCGGAAACGCTGTCGGCGCTGCTGAAGCAGCGCGGCATCCCGCACCAGGTGCTGAATGCGCGCTATCACGAACAGGAAGCGAGCATCGTCGCGCAAGCCGGCGTGCCGGGCTCGGTGACGATCGCCACCAACATGGCCGGCCGCGGCACCGACATTCAGCTCGGCGGCAACCTCGACATGCGGGTGAAGGCGGCGCTGAAGGGCGACGAAACGCCGGACCAGATCGCGGTGCTGAAGAAGCAACTTGCGGCCGACATCGAAGCCAAACGGCAAGTGGCGCTCTCCGCGGGCGGCCTCTACGTGCTTGGCACCGAACGCCACGAAAGCCGCCGGATCGACAACCAGCTACGCGGCCGCACCGGACGCCAAGGCGATCCGGGCAAGTCGAAATTCTACATCTGCCTGGAAGACGATCTGCTGCGCATCTTCGCGGCGGAGCGCCTGGATTCGATCATGCGCAGCCTGGGCATCCAGGAAGGCGAGGCCATCATCCACCCGTGGATGAACAAGGCGCTCGAAACTTCGCAGCGCCGCGTCGAGCAGCGCAACTTCGAAATCCGCAAGAACCTTTTGAAGTTCGACGACGTCATCAACGATCAGCGCAAGGCGATCTTCGAGCAGCGCATTGAGTTCATGCGCACCGCCGACGTCGCGCCGATCATCAAGGACATGCGCCACGACGTGGTGGAGAAGTTGGTCTGGCGGCACATGCCGGAGAAGGCTTATCCCGAGCAGTGGAACACGCCTGAACTGATGATCGAAGGCGAAGAAATCTTTGGCCTGGCGATACCGGTCGACCGCTGGGCGGCGGAGGAAGGCATCGCGCAGCACGAGATCATCGAACGGCTGACGCGCGAGATTGATCAAGCCTATGCGCAGAAGGCGGCGCAGCTTGGCCCGGAGCGCTTACGTGCGGTGGAGAAGCAAGTGCTGCTCTCCGTCGTCGACATGCGCTGGCGCGAGCACTTGAGCTTGCTCGATCACTTGCGTTCGGTGATCCACTTGCGCGGCTACGCGCAGCGCGATCCGCTGAACGAGTTCAAGACCGAAGCGTTTACATTGTTCGAGCGCATGTTGCTCGACCTGCGCACGACCGTGACGCGCATGATGCTTCGCCTGCAGATCGGCCAGGCCGACGAAGTGGCGAAGACGCCGCTGGCGCCGCCGAAGACCTACGAGATCCACCAGAACCCGGACACCGGCGAAAACGAAATGTCGCGCGCGCGCGACGACGTGCACCCGCTCGCGCCGGATGGGTTCGATCGGCACAATCCGAACACCTGGGGCAAGGTCTCCCGGAACGCACCGTGCCCGTGCGGGTCTGGGAAGAAGTTCAAATATTGCCACGGCACGCAGGAAGCGCAGAGCGCTTAG
- a CDS encoding peptidylprolyl isomerase translates to MAPSKKFLSVAGLIGVGLAIGLTLSGCGLGRNDDSPGNVRDPVVAATVNGRPIYIEDVRAHAVARGLLQEGEDLDANSDAFYFALEELIQFRLFAMEAEARGFDRQPDVRRQLENAQERVLAAAIYEEIDQQATNPDAIRRLYEENAGRLGQGTEIHLRHIQFNSREAADAAKRRLDAGERFEALAFELSTERDTAPDGGDLGWSLLSDVSPAIRAAVQDANVGQLMGPIQIDNTWHVVRVEDRRERGVPSLETLRPRIVDWLRFQEITRLQERLERDARIERLREQEQGAEPSDDVPVPPDATAPEEPLRPAPDAGAPVGQAPPPFPFPMGPGGVTGGAPAAPAAEAPRPQPAAPAPAEETPAGPTQ, encoded by the coding sequence ATGGCCCCCAGCAAAAAGTTCCTGTCCGTCGCCGGTCTGATTGGCGTCGGTCTCGCCATTGGGCTCACCCTCTCCGGCTGCGGCCTCGGTCGCAACGACGACAGCCCCGGCAATGTGCGCGACCCTGTTGTCGCCGCAACTGTTAACGGGCGCCCGATCTACATCGAAGACGTGCGCGCCCACGCCGTTGCGCGTGGCCTGCTGCAAGAAGGCGAAGACCTCGACGCCAATTCCGACGCCTTCTATTTCGCGCTCGAAGAGCTGATCCAGTTCCGCCTCTTCGCCATGGAAGCCGAAGCGCGCGGGTTCGACCGCCAGCCCGACGTCCGCCGTCAGCTTGAGAACGCCCAAGAGCGCGTTCTCGCTGCCGCGATCTACGAAGAGATCGACCAGCAAGCCACCAACCCCGACGCCATCCGCCGTCTCTACGAAGAGAACGCCGGCCGGTTGGGCCAAGGCACCGAGATCCATTTGCGGCATATCCAGTTCAACTCACGTGAGGCCGCGGACGCGGCCAAAAGAAGGCTCGATGCGGGCGAAAGATTTGAAGCCCTCGCTTTTGAGCTTTCCACCGAACGCGACACCGCCCCCGATGGCGGCGATTTGGGCTGGAGCCTGTTGAGCGACGTTTCCCCGGCGATCCGCGCGGCGGTGCAAGACGCCAACGTCGGCCAGCTGATGGGTCCGATCCAGATCGACAACACCTGGCATGTCGTTCGCGTCGAAGACCGCCGCGAGCGTGGCGTGCCGAGCTTGGAAACGTTGCGTCCCCGCATCGTCGACTGGCTGCGCTTCCAGGAAATCACCCGCCTACAAGAACGCCTCGAACGCGACGCGCGCATCGAGCGCCTGCGCGAACAAGAGCAAGGCGCCGAGCCAAGCGACGACGTCCCGGTTCCGCCGGACGCCACTGCGCCAGAAGAACCGCTCCGTCCCGCGCCCGATGCCGGCGCCCCCGTCGGCCAAGCGCCGCCACCGTTCCCGTTCCCAATGGGCCCGGGCGGCGTAACAGGCGGAGCGCCAGCCGCCCCGGCCGCTGAAGCGCCACGCCCACAACCCGCCGCGCCGGCGCCTGCCGAAGAAACGCCCGCCGGCCCGACGCAATAA